One Granulicella sp. 5B5 DNA window includes the following coding sequences:
- a CDS encoding zf-HC2 domain-containing protein, producing MNCTDFLAKLTDYFDGQIDPSLMAEVKEHLGTCHHCEVVVDTTRKTIDVYRGAQAYEFPEELSSRLRAAVMERCRAVGKYPEIELKGVTPAANQTAKQHS from the coding sequence GTGAACTGCACAGATTTTCTGGCGAAACTAACCGACTACTTCGATGGGCAGATCGATCCCAGCCTGATGGCTGAGGTGAAAGAGCACCTCGGAACGTGTCACCACTGCGAGGTGGTTGTAGACACCACGCGCAAAACCATCGACGTCTACCGCGGGGCCCAGGCCTATGAGTTCCCCGAGGAGTTGTCCAGCCGCCTGCGGGCTGCGGTGATGGAGCGCTGTCGGGCTGTGGGCAAGTACCCGGAAATCGAGTTGAAGGGCGTAACGCCGGCGGCGAACCAGACCGCCAAGCAGCACTCGTAA
- a CDS encoding acyloxyacyl hydrolase, giving the protein MRMLWLGLGVLAMTVSAAAQQTASPTVDSHALSPVETASQSKWDIGAFFEGGPGLEQRTDYSFLMAGVQAGKILTPEIGHGPLKGNFEYAIQVIPYWQSFTPKSQRLVDCPAGATSASQCYGPVTAGGTYHGFSITPFVFRWNFMHGRRFMPWAQAAGGLLYTTRKYPGTGNLDYTDPTQTGPAADTSVWNFLPQGGIGAHYFVRPDRSLDFGINGVHLSSASLGDKNPGVNVSLQMSVGYTWWK; this is encoded by the coding sequence ATGCGGATGCTTTGGTTGGGCCTTGGTGTGTTGGCGATGACGGTGAGCGCGGCTGCGCAGCAGACGGCATCGCCCACTGTAGATTCGCACGCGCTCTCTCCGGTTGAGACTGCCTCGCAGTCGAAGTGGGACATCGGCGCGTTCTTCGAAGGTGGCCCCGGCCTCGAGCAGCGGACGGACTACTCGTTCCTGATGGCGGGCGTGCAGGCTGGCAAGATCCTTACGCCGGAGATCGGCCACGGCCCGCTCAAGGGCAACTTCGAGTACGCCATCCAGGTCATCCCCTACTGGCAGTCCTTCACGCCGAAGAGTCAGCGCCTGGTCGACTGCCCCGCGGGCGCGACCTCGGCCTCGCAGTGCTATGGCCCGGTCACCGCTGGCGGCACGTATCACGGTTTCAGCATCACACCGTTCGTCTTCCGCTGGAACTTCATGCACGGCCGCAGATTTATGCCGTGGGCGCAGGCCGCGGGCGGGTTGCTGTATACCACGCGCAAGTACCCCGGCACCGGCAACCTGGACTACACCGACCCCACGCAGACCGGCCCGGCGGCCGATACCAGCGTGTGGAACTTCCTGCCGCAGGGCGGAATCGGCGCGCATTATTTCGTGCGTCCTGACCGCTCGCTCGACTTTGGCATCAACGGCGTGCATCTATCCAGTGCGAGCCTCGGCGACAAGAACCCCGGCGTGAATGTGAGCCTGCAGATGTCGGTGGGCTACACCTGGTGGAAGTAA
- a CDS encoding transglycosylase SLT domain-containing protein, translating to MKQSSFRCALQWRWIAGIACGAAVSLAFAQSSSSTEKRHKKTTAAHHSTHASAEKSHSKRAEEHSTSSRERRGHHTPLRRVSMPKPTHESIRLSHAFVASATLRPMAQQLITSRSAAAYAGVTAFAAEHPGDGAAAANLALGHAYLLDKRYSDAELAFHRAAVGDAALSDYADYLGAQAAVQGNRAQDAVPLLTKFAERHPGSLFDDQAPVLLSNAYLAQNDPASALRVLQAAGTGAESSHVDYRLALAKTYQAAGNTTKAADLYRNIYLGDPLSPEAAVAKTQMLAMNTPLTAADRKRHADALFNAKQYGEAAEEYRALQKNDAELSQADRDALEIYVAVCDLRLKKLRPGEVDHLPDTGDDSAALRMYLRAELARSVGKYDEQDAIVQQLMQSYPHSRWLEEALDSGGNMYLIQHNNSRAIADYTALVEGFPQSIYAPKDHWHAAWLNYRERRYPEAARLMDEQIVRYPLGNEIPGALYWRGRLYEDVEHNFSQALNYYKALSDAYPNSYYALEGRKRIAIIGTKPAVAPAPALASVRVVDDPHLTDVLPENDPHLIKARLLANAALNEYIRPEIQLSDTSASWGALAEARIYQSFGEDARALQAMKRAHIPFFSLTVDDVPMPYWEMEFPRPYWTQLRTDAEANGLDPYLVAALIRQESEFNPGAVSPANAWGLMQLLPSTGKSLARKEGIRHFSTSQLLDPTTNLQLGTRDLKNSIDKYSGQIEYALAAYNAGDTPVHNWIALNNYKDIPEWVESIPYTETREYVQSIMRNREMYRAIYSGR from the coding sequence ATGAAACAAAGCAGTTTCCGGTGTGCCCTCCAGTGGCGGTGGATTGCGGGGATCGCCTGCGGGGCGGCGGTCAGCCTCGCGTTTGCACAGAGTTCGAGCAGTACAGAAAAGCGGCACAAGAAAACAACTGCGGCGCACCACAGCACGCACGCGAGCGCCGAGAAGTCCCACAGCAAACGAGCCGAAGAGCACAGCACGAGCAGCCGGGAGCGTCGAGGGCACCACACACCTCTGCGCCGCGTCTCCATGCCGAAGCCTACGCATGAGAGCATCCGGCTGAGCCATGCCTTTGTGGCCTCGGCCACACTGCGCCCCATGGCCCAGCAGCTCATCACCTCGCGCAGCGCCGCGGCGTATGCGGGGGTAACGGCCTTTGCCGCCGAGCATCCGGGCGACGGCGCAGCGGCGGCCAACCTCGCGCTCGGCCACGCTTATCTGCTCGACAAGCGTTACAGCGACGCCGAGTTGGCCTTCCATCGCGCGGCAGTGGGCGACGCCGCCCTGAGCGACTACGCCGACTACCTCGGCGCGCAGGCCGCCGTGCAGGGCAACCGCGCGCAGGACGCCGTACCCCTGTTGACGAAGTTCGCCGAGCGGCATCCCGGCAGCCTCTTTGACGATCAGGCGCCCGTGCTGCTCTCCAACGCCTACCTCGCGCAGAATGACCCGGCAAGCGCCCTGCGTGTGTTGCAAGCCGCTGGCACCGGCGCTGAGTCCAGTCACGTCGACTACCGGCTTGCGCTCGCCAAGACCTACCAGGCCGCCGGCAACACCACCAAGGCCGCCGACCTCTATCGCAATATCTATCTCGGCGATCCACTCTCGCCCGAGGCCGCCGTCGCGAAGACGCAGATGCTCGCAATGAACACGCCGCTGACCGCCGCCGACCGCAAGCGCCATGCCGACGCCCTCTTCAACGCCAAGCAGTACGGCGAGGCCGCCGAGGAGTATCGTGCGCTGCAGAAGAACGATGCCGAGCTCAGCCAGGCCGACCGGGACGCGCTCGAGATCTACGTCGCGGTCTGCGACCTGCGGCTCAAGAAGCTGCGTCCCGGCGAAGTCGACCACCTGCCCGACACCGGCGACGACAGCGCCGCGCTGCGCATGTATCTGCGCGCGGAGCTGGCCCGCAGCGTCGGCAAGTACGACGAGCAGGACGCCATCGTGCAGCAGCTAATGCAGAGCTACCCGCACAGCCGCTGGTTGGAGGAGGCGCTCGACTCCGGCGGCAACATGTACCTCATCCAGCACAACAACAGCCGTGCTATCGCCGACTACACCGCGCTGGTCGAAGGCTTTCCGCAGAGCATCTATGCGCCGAAAGACCACTGGCACGCGGCGTGGCTGAACTATCGCGAACGCCGCTACCCCGAGGCAGCGCGGCTGATGGACGAGCAGATCGTCCGCTATCCACTCGGCAACGAGATCCCCGGCGCGCTCTACTGGCGCGGCCGTCTCTATGAGGACGTCGAGCACAACTTCAGCCAGGCGCTCAACTACTACAAGGCGCTCAGCGACGCCTATCCCAACAGCTACTACGCGCTCGAAGGCCGCAAGCGCATCGCCATCATCGGCACAAAGCCTGCAGTGGCGCCCGCGCCTGCGCTGGCTTCGGTGCGTGTGGTCGATGACCCGCACCTCACCGACGTACTGCCGGAGAACGATCCACATCTCATCAAGGCGCGGCTGCTCGCCAATGCCGCGCTCAACGAGTACATCCGCCCGGAGATCCAGCTCAGCGACACCTCCGCTTCGTGGGGAGCGCTGGCCGAGGCCCGCATCTACCAGAGTTTTGGCGAGGATGCTCGCGCTCTGCAGGCGATGAAGCGCGCCCACATCCCCTTCTTCTCGTTGACAGTGGACGATGTGCCGATGCCTTACTGGGAGATGGAGTTCCCGCGTCCCTACTGGACGCAGCTACGCACCGATGCCGAAGCCAATGGGCTCGACCCCTACCTCGTCGCGGCGCTCATCCGGCAGGAGTCCGAGTTCAATCCCGGTGCCGTCAGTCCCGCGAACGCCTGGGGCCTGATGCAACTGCTGCCCTCCACCGGCAAATCGCTGGCGCGCAAGGAGGGCATCCGCCACTTCTCGACCAGCCAGCTACTTGACCCCACCACGAACCTGCAGCTCGGCACCCGGGATCTGAAGAACTCCATCGACAAGTACAGCGGCCAGATTGAGTACGCTCTCGCCGCCTACAACGCAGGCGACACACCCGTGCATAACTGGATCGCGCTCAACAACTACAAGGACATCCCCGAGTGGGTGGAGTCGATCCCGTACACCGAGACCCGCGAGTACGTGCAGAGCATTATGCGCAACCGCGAGATGTACCGCGCCATCTACTCCGGCCGGTAG
- a CDS encoding YebC/PmpR family DNA-binding transcriptional regulator, whose product MSGHSKWATIKHKKGALDAKRGKIFTRLIKEITIAAKGGGGDPDGNPRLRTAIAAAKAENMPADNIKRAIQKGTGELEGASYEEIRYEGYGPGGVAIIVDVLTDNKNRAASEIRHAFSKQGGNLGAPGSVAHMFSKKGLIVVEKSAASEDKLTEIVLDAGAEDLSDEGEVWEITTAPNDFNAVLDAVKAAKIETVQAEVTMIASTYTKLEGAPAAQMMRLLDAIDDLDDTQNVYSNFDMDEASVPA is encoded by the coding sequence ATGTCCGGCCACTCAAAATGGGCAACAATTAAGCATAAGAAGGGCGCGCTGGACGCCAAGCGCGGCAAGATCTTTACTCGCCTGATCAAGGAAATCACCATTGCGGCCAAGGGCGGCGGTGGCGACCCGGACGGCAACCCGCGCCTGCGCACGGCCATCGCCGCAGCGAAGGCGGAGAACATGCCCGCGGACAACATCAAGCGCGCCATCCAGAAGGGCACCGGCGAGCTTGAGGGCGCGAGCTACGAAGAGATTCGCTATGAGGGCTACGGCCCCGGCGGTGTCGCGATCATCGTCGACGTTCTGACGGACAACAAGAACCGCGCGGCGAGCGAAATCCGCCACGCGTTTTCGAAGCAGGGCGGCAATCTGGGAGCTCCTGGATCGGTGGCCCACATGTTCTCGAAGAAGGGCCTGATCGTGGTGGAGAAGAGCGCGGCCAGCGAGGACAAGCTGACCGAGATCGTGCTCGATGCCGGTGCCGAGGACCTGAGCGACGAGGGCGAGGTGTGGGAGATTACGACCGCGCCGAACGACTTCAACGCGGTGCTCGATGCCGTGAAGGCCGCGAAGATCGAGACGGTGCAGGCCGAGGTGACGATGATCGCCTCAACCTACACCAAGCTGGAAGGCGCGCCGGCAGCACAGATGATGCGACTGCTGGATGCCATCGATGACCTCGACGACACGCAGAATGTGTACTCGAACTTCGATATGGATGAGGCTTCGGTACCGGCGTAA
- a CDS encoding sigma-70 family RNA polymerase sigma factor produces the protein MAATPASAITKPGTPRAGAKGPAVLPAAIDPLDPEAVDLQDVELDGVLSPDETAEPVEVHPDVLLVERAKAGDTAAFEQLVKQYDRQIFRTAQHITQNREDAEDITQDVFFKAFQKLEQFQGNSKFSTWLVRIAVNESLMRLRKRKTSRTVSMDQDVETDEGSIPRDFAEWRPNPEQNYSQSELAEILRKTIAGLPPGFRTVFTLRDIENLSTEETAEALGLSVPAVKSRLLRARLQLRERLSRYFRQTKELAKS, from the coding sequence ATGGCCGCAACGCCTGCTTCTGCCATCACAAAACCCGGTACCCCGCGAGCCGGAGCCAAAGGCCCCGCCGTCCTGCCGGCGGCAATCGATCCGCTCGATCCAGAGGCCGTTGACCTGCAGGATGTCGAGCTGGACGGTGTTCTCTCGCCTGACGAAACCGCCGAGCCCGTCGAAGTCCACCCCGACGTATTGCTGGTGGAACGCGCCAAGGCTGGTGACACAGCCGCCTTTGAGCAGCTGGTGAAGCAGTATGATCGCCAGATCTTCCGCACCGCCCAGCACATTACCCAGAACCGCGAGGACGCCGAGGACATCACCCAGGATGTGTTCTTCAAGGCGTTCCAGAAGCTCGAACAGTTCCAGGGCAACTCCAAGTTTTCCACATGGCTGGTCCGCATTGCGGTCAACGAGAGCCTGATGCGCCTGCGTAAGCGCAAAACCTCCCGTACCGTCTCCATGGACCAGGACGTCGAAACCGACGAGGGCTCTATCCCCCGCGATTTCGCCGAATGGCGGCCAAATCCGGAGCAGAATTACTCGCAATCCGAGCTCGCCGAGATCCTGCGCAAGACAATTGCAGGTCTGCCCCCAGGTTTTCGAACCGTTTTCACGTTACGGGACATCGAAAACTTGTCGACGGAAGAGACTGCCGAGGCCTTAGGGCTAAGCGTTCCGGCCGTCAAGTCGCGGTTGTTGCGCGCGCGGCTCCAATTGCGCGAGCGCCTTAGCCGTTACTTTAGGCAGACAAAAGAGCTGGCGAAGTCATAG
- the lysA gene encoding diaminopimelate decarboxylase, with protein sequence MSPSSSPRPFVYVQDRLVCSGVDVTALAEQYGTPLYVYSADAIRERATMLQQAFAAAAPRLNTTLCYAVKANSSLAILKMLGEAGCGFDIVSGGELERVKRAAPQSVGKVVFSGVGKQAWEMDAALQAGILLFNVESEAELELLSERAVALNKTARIALRVNPDVFAETHPYISTGLSAHKFGIAIARARAVYQRAASLPGLKPEGVSVHIGSQIRAVEPFGQALARVRSLVEELRSDGIAIHYVDAGGGFGIEYGEGAFDPAASVASYAKELAAVMQGLDAQLLLEPGRFLVAQAGALVTRVLYTKQNGDKHFVITDAAMNDLIRPALYQAHHEIWPVVKSDRAPQKADIVGPVCESGDFFARDRLLPELEAGDLAALLDAGAYGMTLASHYNTRVHPAEVLVEGGAARLVRRRETLDELMAAEIL encoded by the coding sequence GTGAGTCCCAGTTCATCCCCACGCCCCTTTGTTTATGTGCAGGACCGCCTTGTGTGCTCCGGCGTCGACGTGACCGCGCTGGCTGAGCAGTATGGCACGCCGCTGTATGTGTACTCGGCTGATGCCATCCGCGAGCGCGCGACGATGCTGCAGCAGGCCTTTGCCGCCGCTGCTCCCAGGCTGAATACGACGCTGTGCTATGCCGTGAAGGCGAACTCGTCGCTGGCGATTTTGAAGATGCTGGGCGAGGCCGGTTGTGGCTTCGATATTGTCTCCGGCGGTGAGTTGGAGCGCGTGAAGCGTGCCGCGCCGCAGTCCGTGGGCAAGGTGGTGTTTTCCGGTGTCGGCAAGCAGGCGTGGGAGATGGATGCCGCGCTACAGGCGGGTATCCTGCTCTTCAACGTGGAGAGCGAGGCCGAGCTCGAGCTGTTGAGCGAGCGTGCCGTGGCATTGAACAAGACCGCACGCATCGCGTTGCGCGTGAACCCCGATGTGTTCGCCGAGACGCATCCGTATATCTCCACTGGGTTGAGCGCGCACAAGTTTGGGATTGCGATTGCGCGGGCGCGGGCGGTGTATCAGCGTGCGGCGTCGTTGCCGGGGCTGAAGCCCGAGGGCGTCAGTGTGCACATCGGCTCGCAGATTCGTGCCGTCGAGCCCTTTGGGCAGGCGCTGGCGCGGGTGCGGTCGCTGGTGGAGGAACTGCGCAGCGATGGCATCGCCATCCACTATGTCGATGCGGGCGGCGGCTTCGGTATCGAATACGGCGAAGGCGCGTTCGATCCGGCGGCGAGTGTCGCGAGCTATGCGAAGGAGCTTGCGGCGGTGATGCAGGGGCTCGACGCACAGCTGCTGCTGGAGCCGGGGCGGTTTCTGGTGGCGCAGGCAGGGGCGCTGGTTACGCGCGTGCTCTATACCAAGCAGAACGGCGACAAGCATTTTGTGATTACCGATGCCGCGATGAACGATCTGATTCGTCCGGCGCTGTACCAGGCGCACCATGAGATTTGGCCTGTCGTGAAGTCGGACCGCGCGCCGCAGAAGGCGGACATCGTCGGCCCGGTGTGCGAGTCGGGCGACTTCTTTGCGCGGGACCGGCTCCTGCCGGAACTTGAGGCAGGTGATTTAGCCGCTCTGCTCGATGCGGGCGCCTATGGCATGACGCTGGCCTCGCACTACAACACGCGTGTACATCCGGCGGAGGTGCTGGTCGAAGGGGGCGCGGCACGTCTGGTGCGGCGGCGCGAGACGCTCGATGAGCTGATGGCGGCGGAGATCCTGTAG
- a CDS encoding glutathione-independent formaldehyde dehydrogenase, whose amino-acid sequence MKALVYHGPKKVTVDTVPDAKIEKMTDVVIKLTTTNICGSDLHMYEGRTDVKKGKVLGHENLGEVVEAGQAVDSVKVGDKVVLPFNVACGFCANCERGLTGYCLTCADPSVMPGMAGAAYGFAGMGPYNGGQAEYLRVPYADFNCLHLPEDADEKEKDYVMLSDIFPTGWHSTRLAGLEPGQSIVIYGAGPVGLMATMSARIQGASQIFVVDGKPDRLALAKKLGATPIDTLEGDIGDRIREMTGGLGADCGAECIGYQCHNADGKEVPNLVMNSLVDAVKATGQIGVIGVFVPKDPGAEDKLEKKGQIAFDFGKFWFKGQKMGTGQCNVKAYNRRLRDLIHHGLAKPSVIISHELPLERAPEAYKHFDNRDEGWTKVILHPHAAA is encoded by the coding sequence ATGAAGGCATTGGTTTATCACGGACCGAAAAAGGTAACGGTGGATACCGTTCCCGACGCCAAAATCGAGAAGATGACAGACGTTGTGATCAAGCTGACCACCACAAATATCTGCGGCTCCGATCTCCATATGTATGAAGGCCGCACAGACGTGAAGAAAGGCAAGGTACTTGGGCACGAAAATCTGGGCGAGGTGGTTGAGGCCGGCCAGGCCGTCGACAGTGTGAAGGTCGGCGACAAGGTTGTGCTGCCATTCAACGTAGCGTGCGGATTCTGCGCCAACTGCGAGCGCGGGCTCACGGGCTACTGTCTTACCTGTGCCGATCCCTCGGTCATGCCGGGTATGGCTGGCGCTGCATATGGCTTTGCGGGCATGGGGCCATACAACGGTGGGCAGGCGGAGTATCTGCGGGTGCCGTATGCGGACTTCAACTGCCTGCATCTGCCCGAGGACGCGGACGAGAAGGAGAAGGACTATGTAATGCTGTCGGACATTTTTCCGACAGGCTGGCACTCGACGCGGCTGGCCGGTTTGGAGCCGGGGCAGTCGATCGTGATCTATGGTGCCGGGCCGGTCGGATTGATGGCAACGATGTCGGCGCGCATCCAGGGAGCGTCGCAGATCTTTGTGGTCGACGGTAAACCGGACCGGCTGGCGCTGGCAAAGAAACTGGGTGCCACCCCGATCGATACGCTGGAGGGCGATATCGGCGATCGGATTCGCGAGATGACCGGCGGGCTCGGCGCAGATTGCGGCGCGGAGTGCATTGGCTACCAGTGTCACAACGCGGACGGCAAGGAAGTGCCGAATCTGGTGATGAACTCGCTGGTGGATGCGGTGAAGGCGACAGGCCAGATCGGCGTCATTGGCGTATTCGTGCCAAAGGACCCCGGCGCGGAAGACAAGCTGGAGAAGAAGGGCCAGATAGCCTTCGACTTCGGCAAATTCTGGTTCAAGGGGCAGAAGATGGGCACCGGGCAATGCAATGTAAAAGCGTACAACCGGCGTCTGCGCGACCTGATTCATCATGGGCTGGCGAAGCCGTCGGTGATCATCTCGCATGAGCTGCCGCTGGAGCGCGCGCCGGAAGCGTACAAACACTTCGACAACCGGGACGAGGGCTGGACGAAGGTGATCCTGCACCCACACGCTGCGGCATAG
- the ftcD gene encoding glutamate formimidoyltransferase, producing MNENSTSQPIVECVPNFSEGVDRDKVETIVRAMRVDGVHLLDYSLDADHNRSVVTIAGAPEAVVEAAVRGAGAAAKLIDLTRQKGEHPRIGAADVIPFVPVSGLSLVQCVMLARQAGKEIWNRFGVPVYFYEAAAARPDRVNLEDVRRGQFEGLLRDAARDTARRPDVGGPEPHSTAGASAVGARTFLIAYNIYLGPHTGLNLPVSQADVSLARTIAKEIRASSGGLLGVKAMGVLVNGRPQVSMNITDFTRTPVPKIHAAVAQIAHRHGVEIGEGELIGLIPEQAYEPEADWIRQIPQFDPEEKVLERRLRHPLAWP from the coding sequence ATGAACGAGAACAGCACGAGCCAGCCGATTGTGGAGTGTGTCCCGAACTTCAGCGAAGGTGTCGACCGCGACAAGGTCGAGACCATCGTGCGGGCCATGCGCGTGGACGGCGTGCATCTGCTGGACTACTCGCTCGACGCCGACCATAACCGCTCGGTGGTCACCATCGCCGGCGCGCCGGAGGCCGTGGTCGAGGCAGCCGTGCGTGGCGCTGGCGCGGCGGCGAAGCTGATCGACCTGACCCGCCAGAAGGGCGAGCATCCTCGTATCGGCGCGGCGGACGTGATTCCGTTTGTGCCGGTCAGCGGGCTCTCGCTGGTGCAGTGCGTGATGCTGGCTCGGCAGGCGGGCAAGGAGATATGGAACCGCTTCGGCGTGCCGGTGTACTTCTATGAGGCGGCGGCGGCGCGGCCTGATCGCGTGAACCTGGAGGACGTGCGGCGCGGCCAGTTCGAGGGCCTGCTGCGGGACGCGGCGCGGGACACCGCCCGGCGCCCGGATGTCGGTGGGCCGGAGCCGCACTCGACCGCAGGGGCCAGCGCCGTCGGGGCGCGGACGTTTCTGATCGCCTACAACATCTATCTGGGGCCGCACACAGGGCTCAACCTGCCGGTCAGCCAGGCCGATGTAAGCCTTGCACGCACGATTGCGAAGGAGATTCGGGCATCCAGCGGGGGCCTGCTGGGCGTTAAGGCTATGGGAGTGCTGGTTAATGGCCGCCCGCAGGTCAGCATGAATATCACCGACTTCACCCGGACCCCGGTGCCGAAGATCCACGCCGCGGTCGCCCAGATCGCCCATCGGCACGGGGTGGAGATCGGCGAAGGCGAGCTGATCGGGCTGATCCCGGAGCAGGCTTATGAGCCAGAAGCGGATTGGATACGTCAAATACCTCAGTTCGACCCGGAGGAGAAGGTTCTTGAACGCCGGCTGCGCCATCCACTGGCCTGGCCGTAG